The following proteins come from a genomic window of Sorex araneus isolate mSorAra2 chromosome 1, mSorAra2.pri, whole genome shotgun sequence:
- the DCAF10 gene encoding DDB1- and CUL4-associated factor 10 has protein sequence MTNLYGSIHPADSVYLSTRTHGAVFNLEYSPDGSVLTVACEQTEVLLFDPISSKHIKTLSEAHEDCVNNIRFLDNRLFATCSDDTTIALWDLRKLNTKVCTLHGHTSWVKNIEYDTNTRLLVTSGFDGNVIIWDTNRCTEDGCPHKKFFHTRFLMRMRLTPDCSKMLISTSSGYLLILHDLDLTKSLEVGSYPILRARRTTSSSDLTTSSSSPGPRVSASPCHHNESNSSSEKHMSRASQREGVSPRNSLEVLTPEVPGERDRGNCITSLQLHPKGWATLLRCSSNTDDQEWTCVYEFQEGAPVRPVSPRCSLRLTHYIEEANVGRGYIKELCFSPDGRMISSPHGYGIRLLGFDKQCSELIDCLPKEASPLRVIRSLYSHNDVVLTTKFSPTHCQIASGCLSGRVSLYQPKF, from the exons GTCAGTGCTGACAGTTGCTTGTGAACAGACGGAGGTTCTGCTTTTTGACCCTATATCTTCAAAGCACATAAAAACACTTTCTGAAGCCCACGAAGACTGTGTTAATAATATCAG ATTTCTTGATAACCGGCTGTTCGCTACCTGCTCTGATGACACTACAATAGCACTATGGGATCTGAGAAAATTGAACACCAAAGTATGCACTTTACATGGTCATACTAGCTGGGTGAAGAACATCGAATATGATACTAATACAAGACTTTTAGTAACATCAGGATTTGATGGAAATGTCATTATTTGGGACACCAACAG GTGTACAGAAGATGGTTGTCCACATAAGAAATTCTTTCACACTCGTTTTCTCATGCGAATGAGATTAACACCAGACTGTTCCAAAATGTTGATCTCAACGTCCTCTGGGTATCTCTTGATTTTGCATGATCTTGACTTAACTAAGTCGTTAGAAGTAGGCAGCTATCCCATTTTGAGAGCAAGAAGAACTACATCAAGTTCAG ATCTGACCACTTCATCAAGTTCACCTGGTCCTAGAGTCTCTGCTTCACCTTGTCATCATAACGAGTCTAATTCGTCTTCTGAGAAACACATGTCACGAGCCTCACAGAGAGAAG GAGTTTCCCCTCGAAATAGTCTTGAAGTCTTAACCCCTGAAGTTCCTGGTGAGAGAGACCGCGGAAACTGCATCACATCCTTACAGCTGCACCCAAAAGGCTGGGCCACTCTTCTCCGGTGCTCGAGCAATACTGATGACCAGGAG TGGACTTGTGTCTATGAATTTCAAGAAGGGGCCCCCGTGCGACCCGTCTCCCCTCGCTGTTCTCTGCGACTGACTCACTACATCGAAGAAGCTAACGTAGGCAGGGGCTATATCAAAGAACTTTGCTTCAGCCCAGATGGGCGGATGATTTCTTCCCCGCACGGCTACGGGATTCGCTTGTTGGGATTTGACAAACAATGCAGTGAACTCATCGACTGTTTGCCCAAAGAAGCCAGTCCCCTGCGGGTCATCCGCTCTCTGTACTCTCACAACGACGTGGTCCTGACGACGAAATTCTCTCCAACGCATTGTCAGATTGCCTCAGGGTGCCTTAGCGGACGGGTTTCTTTGTATCAGCCAAAGTTTTAG